One window from the genome of Cucumis melo cultivar AY chromosome 12, USDA_Cmelo_AY_1.0, whole genome shotgun sequence encodes:
- the LOC103501671 gene encoding LOB domain-containing protein 1-like, giving the protein MESREVKSSPTSTLLSQSPSPSPLPPPTVQAPVVVSPCAACKILRRRCAEKCVLAPYFPPSDPLKFTIAHRIFGASNIIKLLLDLPDSQRADAVSSLVYEASARIRDPVYGCAGAICQLQKQINELQAELAKTQAELVNIHCHQTNLVALICKELAQTPPPMSSLSLLPDHRSLDNNFNIATPQNYQGYTSLFEDSNIWDPLWT; this is encoded by the exons ATGGAGTCTAGGGAGGTAAAATCCAGCCCGACTTCAACACTCCTTTCTCAGTCCCCGTCGCCGTCTCCTTTACCGCCCCCGACTGTTCAGGCCCCCGTGGTGGTCAGTCCATGTGCGGCGTGCAAGATTCTGCGGCGGAGATGCGCAGAGAAATGCGTATTGGCGCCCTATTTTCCTCCCTCTGATCCTCTCAAGTTCACCATTGCTCACCGTATCTTCGGCGCTAGCAACATCATCAAATTGCTTCTG GATCTTCCAGATTCACAAAGGGCTGATGCAGTGAGTAGTTTAGTATATGAAGCAAGTGCAAGAATTAGAGATCCAGTTTATGGATGTGCAGGGGCCATTTGTCAGCTTCAAAAACAGATAAACGAATTGCAAGCAGAGCTAGCCAAGACACAAGCTGAGCTTGTCAATATCCATTGCCACCAAACCAATTTGGTGGCTCTGATTTGCAAGGAATTAGCCCAAACGCCACCACCGATGTCATCATTGTCGCTCCTGCCGGACCACCGCTCACTTGACAACAATTTCAACATTGCCACTCCTCAAAACTACCAAGGGTACACATCTTTGTTTGAGGATAGCAATATTTGGGACCCTCTTTGgacatga
- the LOC127144413 gene encoding uncharacterized protein LOC127144413 produces MTIRDISDSLSHQIQKETDLPQMITTLPFVSQPLALCELAPLDQTVQIVNEESQLETTKKQVEIKKNDEAVTLVEKEPVTVPDKDEQEKPIKRRKLCKIANKEVQDEDEQGNPPTTSTQIISESTTPVPDVEIREVDTYNPMWKVDPKLWKEYLQWKRSRKTTHEQRKVVSTTRKKDFFRQLEENTWVHGDINNNRTAN; encoded by the exons atgactataagagatatatcggatagtctaagtcatcaaattcagaaagaaacagacctgccacaaatgattactacccttccatttgtgagccaacctcttgcactttgtgaattggctccattggatcaaactgtacaaattgtaaatgaagaatctcaactg gaaacaacaaaaaaacaggttgagattaaaaaaaatgatgaagcagttactttggttgaaaaagaaccagtaactgtgcctgataaagatgaacaagaaaaaccaataaagagaagaaagctatgtaaaatagcaaataaagaggtgcaagatgaagatgaacaaggtaatccacccacaacatctactcagatcatatcagaatctacaacacctgtcccagatgtggaaatcagagaagtagatacatataatccgatgtggaaagtggatccaaaattatggaaggaatacttacaatggaaaagatcaagaaaaacaacccatgaacaaaggaaagtagtctccacaaccagaaagaaagactttttcagacagcttgaagaaaacacatgggtacatggagacATAA aCAATAATCGaacagccaattga